The following are encoded in a window of Amaranthus tricolor cultivar Red isolate AtriRed21 chromosome 2, ASM2621246v1, whole genome shotgun sequence genomic DNA:
- the LOC130805946 gene encoding uncharacterized protein LOC130805946 — MSMIVITLALLSSLLIQGSLGEVMCEELNKEECAFAVSSTGKRCVLEKYVRRSGMEAYKCTTSEIEADMLKDLVESNHCIEACGLDRDTLGISSDSLLESRFTQKLCSPQCYQRCPNVVDLYFNLAAGEGVYLPKLCETQRENPRRGMSEIKSSGIVALGPVSSIHGSKFDGAQVGSNSIAPALSPAFDIAPALPPF, encoded by the exons atgagtatgattgtAATAACTCTTGCTCTCTTATCCTCCCTTTTGATTCAAGGGTCCCTTG GAGAGGTGATGTGCGAGGAACTAAATAAAGAGGAATGCGCGTTTGCAGTATCATCTACTGGTAAACGTTGCGTGCTAGAGAAGTACGTACGAAGAAGTGGTATGGAGGCGTATAAGTGCACCACCTCAGAAATTGAAGCTGATATGCTTAAGGATTTGGTTGAGAGCAACCATTGTATTGAGGCTTGTGGTTTAGATCGTGATACATTAGGAATTTCTTCCGATTCTCTTCTTGAGTCTCGCTTTACTCAAAAGCTTTGCTCTCCACAATGTTACCAAAGATGCCCTAATGTTGTTGATCTTTACTTCAATCTGGCTGCTGGTGAag GTGTATATCTTCCAAAATTATGTGAGACACAAAGAGAGAACCCAAGGAGAGGAATGTCTGAAATTAAGAGCTCCGGAATTGTAGCCTTAGGACCCGTTTCAAGTATCCATGGATCTAAATTCGATGGTGCTCAAGTTGGATCCAATTCCATTGCCCCAGCTTTATCTCCTGCATTTGACATTGCTCCAGCTTTGCCTCCTTTTTAA